One Papio anubis isolate 15944 chromosome 9, Panubis1.0, whole genome shotgun sequence genomic window carries:
- the CNPY2 gene encoding protein canopy homolog 2 produces MKGWGWLALLLGALLGTAWARRSQDLHCGACRALVDELEWEIAQVDPKKTIQMGSFRINPDGSQSVVEVPYARSEAHLTELLEEICDRMKEYGEQIDPSTHRKNYVRVVGRNGESNELDLQGIRIDSDISGTLKFACESIVEEYEDELIEFFSREADNVKDKLCSKRTDLCDHALHISHDEL; encoded by the exons ATGAAAGGCTGGGGTTGGCTGGCCCTGCTTCTGGGGGCCCTGCTGGGAACCGCCTGGGCTCGGAGGAGCCAGGATCTCCACTGTGGAG CGTGCAGGGCTCTGGTGGATGAACTAGAATGGGAAATTGCCCAGGTGGACCCCAAGAAGACTATTCAGATGGGATCTTTCCGGATCAATCCAGATGGCAGCCAGTCAGTGGTGGAG GTGCCTTATGCCCGCTCAGAGGCCCACCTCACAGAGCTGCTGGAGGAGATATGTGACCGGATGAAGGAGTATGGGGAACAGATTGATCCTTCCACCCATCGCAAGAACTATGTACGTGTAGTGGGCCGGAATGGAGAATCCAATGAACTGGACCTACAAGGCATCCGAATTGACTCAGATATCAGTGGCACCCTCAAGTTTGCG TGTGAGAGCATTGTGGAGGAATACGAGGATGAACTCATTGAATTCTTTTCCCGAGAGGCTGACAATGTTAAAGACAAACTTTGCAGTAAGCGAACAG ATCTTTGTGACCATGCCCTGCACATATCGCATGATGAGCTATGA